The following proteins come from a genomic window of Gossypium raimondii isolate GPD5lz chromosome 5, ASM2569854v1, whole genome shotgun sequence:
- the LOC105770792 gene encoding lecithin-cholesterol acyltransferase-like 1, whose protein sequence is MRGLGLKLALLRIAMMLCVCKATSSLRPLILVPGSGGNQLEARLTTGYKPSGLFCGRFYPIFKDKEGWFRLWFDPSVLLAPFTKCFNQRMMLYYDPDLDDYRNAPGVETRVPEFGSTNSLLYLNPNLKRLTAYMAPLVKLLEEIGYVSGETMFGAPYDFRYGLAAEGHPSHVGSKFLQELKDLIEKASASNGGKPVILLSHSLGGLYVLQLLNRNPPSWRRRFIKHFIALSAPWGGTVQEMLTFASGSSFGVPLVDPFLVRGEQRSSVSNLWLMPSPKLFGPGKALVITPNKAYSAHDIPEFLNDIGYPEGVIPYISRILPMTESLAAPNVGLTCIFGTGVKTPETLLYAKAGFDKQPEAVYGDGDGTVNLESLSALESLWAFEKNQSLKVIRMSGISHTSILEKSAALEAIIAEISSINSKAQAEVSFE, encoded by the exons atGCGTGGACTAGGCCTCAAGCTAGCTCTACTCCGCATCGCCATGATGCTGTGCGTATGTAAAGCCACCTCCTCCCTTCGCCCTCTAATTTTGGTACCAGGGAGCGGCGGGAACCAACTTGAAGCGCGGCTAACAACTGGTTACAAGCCCTCGGGCCTGTTTTGTGGCCGTTTCTACCCAATTTTCAAGGATAAAGAAGGTTGGTTCAGACTGTGGTTCGACCCCAGTGTGCTACTGGCTCCATTTACCAAGTGTTTTAATCAACGCATGATGCTTTATTATGACCCTGATTTAGATGATTATCGCAATGCTCCTGGGGTTGAAACCAGGGTCCCTGAATTTGGTTCTACCAACTCCCTTCTCTACCTTAACCCTAATCTCAA GCGTCTCACGGCATACATGGCACCGTTGGTGAAGTTACTGGAAGAGATTGGTTATGTGAGTGGTGAAACCATGTTTGGAGCTCCGTACGACTTTCGATATGGCTTAGCAGCTGAAGGCCACCCATCCCATGTGGGATCCAAGTTCCTGCAAGAACTAAAAGATTTGATAGAAAAAGCAAGCGCTTCCAATGGAGGGAAGCCGGTGATTCTCCTCTCCCACAGCTTGGGAGGCCTTTACGTACTCCAGCTTCTCAACCGAAACCCACCTTCTTGGCGCCGAAGATTTATCAAACACTTCATTGCACTTTCAGCTCCTTGGGGCGGCACGGTTCAAGAAATGCTCACATTTGCTTCTGGGAGTTCATTCGGGGTGCCCCTGGTTGACCCATTTCTGGTGAGGGGAGAACAAAGGAGCTCCGTGAGTAATCTCTGGCTCATGCCTTCTCCTAAGCTTTTCGGCCCTGGAAAAGCTCTTGTAATTACTCCAAACAAGGCTTATTCAGCTCATGATATACCAGAATTTTTGAACGACATTGGATATCCAGAAGGGGTGATTCCTTATATATCACGAATCCTCCCCATGACTGAATCATTAGCAGCTCCCAATGTTGGTTTGACGTGCATATTTGGGACAGGGGTGAAGACCCCAGAGACTTTGTTATATGCGAAAGCAGGGTTCGATAAGCAGCCAGAGGCAGTTTATGGGGATGGGGATGGGACAGTGAACTTGGAGAGCCTATCGGCACTCGAGTCACTGTGGGCTTTTGAGAAAAACCAATCACTTAAGGTGATAAGAATGAGTGGGATTTCTCATACTTCAATACTGGAAAAAAGTGCAGCACTTGAGGCGATAATAGCGGAAATTTCTTCCATCAATTCCAAGGCCCAGGCCGAGGTCTCTTTCGAGTAG
- the LOC105770009 gene encoding uncharacterized protein LOC105770009, with translation MSWLARSLANSLSLDDDGNESASSRDEENDDVSHDSQSSAPPPHLIHNEETEAKGEHQSLAPEQVAELQSHGIKEDLSELKQTLTRQLFGVASFLAPPPPPPPPPLSSTQFNGQSNGRSFSNLNQPEPSDQSISRDEEDPSDPAAVAGVRDDLAEIGGTLSKMASDYFPFGQGENGEENECEEEEEDFEVVGITDEVLAFARNIAHHPETWLDFPLDPDEDLDDFDMSISQRDHAMAIEYLAPRLAALRIELCPCHMSDSYFWKVYFVLLHSRLNKADAEILSTPQVMEARALWMKELQEQTKPETDWYGGSNSHLGDSHSIMHNGLTPSSSNYFAFETMSPRTYASEPASSISTDYVTKHPVESTEMPFVDKPVIEEKQVSNTEDKGNVAGPSSKIWIPDFDDEEIDWPEDDGPDVGGYSGAAICAEDVEDISFSDLEDFDDSSTPTNSKLVSKGFETSKT, from the exons atgTCATGGTTAGCTCGATCCCTAGCGAATTCCCTCAGTCTCGACGACGATGGCAATGAATCAGCTTCTTCAAGAGATGAGGAAAACGACGACGTAAGCCATGACTCCCAATCATCGGCTCCTCCACCGCACCTGATTCATAACGAGGAAACCGAGGCCAAGGGGGAACACCAATCGCTGGCCCCCGAACAAGTAGCCGAACTCCAATCCCATGGCATCAAAGAAGATCTATCGGAGCTCAAACAAACCCTGACGCGACAACTCTTCGGTGTCGCTTCCTTTCTCGCTCCGCCACcgcctcctcctcctcctcctctttcTTCAACGCAATTCAATGGCCAATCGAATGGTCGATCATTCTCTAATTTGAATCAACCTGAGCCGTCGGATCAATCTATCTCACGGGACGAGGAGGATCCGTCTGATCCTGCCGCGGTCGCGGGGGTTAGAGACGATTTAGCTGAGATCGGGGGAACGTTGTCTAAGATGGCATCCGACTATTTTCCGTTTGGACAGGGGGAAAATGGCGAAGAAAACGAATgcgaggaggaggaggaggattTCGAAGTGGTTGGGATCACGGATGAGGTGTTGGCGTTTGCGAGGAATATCGCCCATCACCCAGAAACGTGGTTGGATTTCCCTCTTGATCCCGATGAAGACTTGGATG ATTTTGACATGTCAATTTCCCAACGAGACCATGCTATGGCTATTGAATATCTTGCTCCGAGACTGGCAGCTCTGAGAATTGAACTCTGTCCATGCCATATGAGTGACAGTTACTTTTGGAAAgtttattttgttcttctgcATTCAAGACTTAACAAGGCTGATGCAGAGATTCTGTCTACACCTCAG GTAATGGAAGCTAGAGCATTGTGGATGAAGGAGCTGCAAGAGCAAACAAAGCCTGAAACTGATTGGTATGGAGGAAGCAATTCCCACTTAGGAGACAGCCATAGTATAATGCACAATGGTCTTACTCCTTCCTCTTCCAATTATTTTGCCTTTGAGACCATGTCTCCTCGGACCTATGCTTCTGAACCCGCATCTAGCATCTCAACAGACTATGTGACTAAGCATCCAGTTGAAAGTACTGAGATGCCATTTGTGGACAAGCCTGTTATTGAGGAAAAACAGGTGTCTAACACTGAGGACAAGGGTAATGTGGCTGGTCCGTCCTCAAAAATATGGATTCCAGATTTTGATGATGAAGAGATTGACTGGCCAGAAGATGATGGTCCTGATGTTGGTGGTTATAGTGGGGCTGCAATTTGTGCGGAGGATGTAGAAGATATTTCTTTCAGTGATCTTGAGGATTTCGATGATAGTAGCACCCCTACAAATTCTAAGTTAGTTTCAAAAGGATTTGAAACTTCTAAAACATAG
- the LOC105769372 gene encoding uncharacterized protein LOC105769372 isoform X2 produces the protein MLGVGEETPSRFDLLSMVKKHSNLLGKTVVEEEDASDVEMDGQFWHDVFDLYFVRGKESKRRQDDDLLFFVRKWREHGFNDKNGVAPYFVRRWALELDKLVGESFSEVDWRRSFYLNMIAHTSYSVTVAICSQQVLRNRQVGQDTPLSSIYKIVKTVYASPSRVNFHLDSKKEVETTPAYPDICFAIDDFDSTFDAVVLTDTDLCYCVLLNALDGAGFPSETDTNDSCSSNKLPLGVDTNSMRTKNCKLTLFSGFVSYQMVRDAYDDGHSRFGSLLSVGHSSGKTDRLYMKGPGGRGEVEVAVSGVTAKHAYAAAAATSTSDEEMIPLKCCLMSITLPWEHIAHDLLFKRSPPVNL, from the exons ATGCTCGGTGTTGGAGAAGAAACGCCTTCCAG GTTTGATTTACTTAGCATGGTTAAAAAGCACTCGAATTTATTGGGGAAAACGGTGGTGGAAGAGGAAGATGCTTCCGACGTTGAAATGGACGGTCAATTTTGGCACGACGTCTTCGATCTGTATTTCGTTCGGGGAAAGGAATCAAAACGACGCCAAGACGACGATCTCTTATTTTTCGTGAGAAAATGG AGGGAACATGGTTTTAATGATAAGAACGGCGTTGCTCCTTACTTTGTACGCAGGTGGGCACTTGAG TTGGATAAGTTGGTTGGTGAGAGTTTCTCAGAGGTGGATTGGAGGCGCTCGTTTTACTTGAACATGATTGCCCATACTTCGTACTCTGTAACAGTAGCGATTTGCAG TCAGCAAGTCCTTAGAAATCGTCAAGTGGGGCAAGATACACCATTGTCTTCTATATACAAG ATTGTGAAGACTGTTTATGCATCTCCCAGCCGagtaaattttcatttggaCTCAAAAAAG GAAGTAGAGACAACACCTGCCTATCCAGACATCTGTTTCGCCATAGATGATTTTGACTCCACTTTTGATGCAGTG GTCTTGACAGATACAGATCTTTGCTACTGCGTGCTGCTTAATGCACTTGATGGCGCAGGATTTCCTAGTGAAACAGATACAAATGATAGCTGTTCCAGTAACAAATTACCATTGGGAGTAGATACTAATTCTATGAGGACAAAAAATTGTAAG CTAACTCTTTTTTCTGGATTTGTCAGCTATCAAATGGTTCGGGATGCATATGATG ATGGGCATTCCCGATTTGGAAGTCTTCTGTCAGTTGGTCATTCCTCTGGGAAAACAGACAGACTTTACATGAAAGGTCCTGGAGGACGTGGGGAAGTTGAAGTTGCTGTTTCAGGTGTTACAG CAAAGCATGCTTATGCGGCTGCTGCAGCTACTTCAACTTCTGATGAAGAGATGATACCTCTTAAATGCTGCTTAATGTCTATAACATTGCCCTGGGAACACATTGCTCATGATCTTTTGTTCAAG AGAAGTCCTCCGGTGAACTTGTAA
- the LOC105769372 gene encoding uncharacterized protein LOC105769372 isoform X1, which yields MLGVGEETPSRFDLLSMVKKHSNLLGKTVVEEEDASDVEMDGQFWHDVFDLYFVRGKESKRRQDDDLLFFVRKWREHGFNDKNGVAPYFVRRWALELDKLVGESFSEVDWRRSFYLNMIAHTSYSVTVAICSQQVLRNRQVGQDTPLSSIYKIVKTVYASPSRVNFHLDSKKEVETTPAYPDICFAIDDFDSTFDAVVLTDTDLCYCVLLNALDGAGFPSETDTNDSCSSNKLPLGVDTNSMRTKNCKLTLFSGFVSYQMVRDAYDDGHSRFGSLLSVGHSSGKTDRLYMKGPGGRGEVEVAVSGVTDQSKQYSGPFSPIKSKRGLRLGSMFRKAASVVSLAAKHAYAAAAATSTSDEEMIPLKCCLMSITLPWEHIAHDLLFKRSPPVNL from the exons ATGCTCGGTGTTGGAGAAGAAACGCCTTCCAG GTTTGATTTACTTAGCATGGTTAAAAAGCACTCGAATTTATTGGGGAAAACGGTGGTGGAAGAGGAAGATGCTTCCGACGTTGAAATGGACGGTCAATTTTGGCACGACGTCTTCGATCTGTATTTCGTTCGGGGAAAGGAATCAAAACGACGCCAAGACGACGATCTCTTATTTTTCGTGAGAAAATGG AGGGAACATGGTTTTAATGATAAGAACGGCGTTGCTCCTTACTTTGTACGCAGGTGGGCACTTGAG TTGGATAAGTTGGTTGGTGAGAGTTTCTCAGAGGTGGATTGGAGGCGCTCGTTTTACTTGAACATGATTGCCCATACTTCGTACTCTGTAACAGTAGCGATTTGCAG TCAGCAAGTCCTTAGAAATCGTCAAGTGGGGCAAGATACACCATTGTCTTCTATATACAAG ATTGTGAAGACTGTTTATGCATCTCCCAGCCGagtaaattttcatttggaCTCAAAAAAG GAAGTAGAGACAACACCTGCCTATCCAGACATCTGTTTCGCCATAGATGATTTTGACTCCACTTTTGATGCAGTG GTCTTGACAGATACAGATCTTTGCTACTGCGTGCTGCTTAATGCACTTGATGGCGCAGGATTTCCTAGTGAAACAGATACAAATGATAGCTGTTCCAGTAACAAATTACCATTGGGAGTAGATACTAATTCTATGAGGACAAAAAATTGTAAG CTAACTCTTTTTTCTGGATTTGTCAGCTATCAAATGGTTCGGGATGCATATGATG ATGGGCATTCCCGATTTGGAAGTCTTCTGTCAGTTGGTCATTCCTCTGGGAAAACAGACAGACTTTACATGAAAGGTCCTGGAGGACGTGGGGAAGTTGAAGTTGCTGTTTCAGGTGTTACAG ACCAAAGCAAGCAATATTCTGGCCCTTTTTCACCAATTAAGTCAAAAAGGGGTTTAAGACTTGGCTCAATGTTTCGTAAAGCAGCTTCTGTTGTATCTTTGGCAGCAAAGCATGCTTATGCGGCTGCTGCAGCTACTTCAACTTCTGATGAAGAGATGATACCTCTTAAATGCTGCTTAATGTCTATAACATTGCCCTGGGAACACATTGCTCATGATCTTTTGTTCAAG AGAAGTCCTCCGGTGAACTTGTAA
- the LOC105769375 gene encoding basic leucine zipper 4 — MFLSQEADQFQLPVNETGFTREELEELLSFLESNEPVSPNSGSEGSTRAVYSPDERKKRRMKSNRESARRSRWRKRMHLENITDEVNRLSVENQQLKNRLSAVINQYHIVWRENEQLRSESEALWAKLLDLYWTLATMQSR; from the coding sequence ATGTTCTTGTCCCAAGAAGCGGATCAGTTTCAATTACCGGTTAACGAAACCGGCTTCACACGCGAAGAGCTCGAAGAGTTATTGTCTTTTCTCGAATCGAATGAACCGGTAAGTCCAAACTCCGGTTCAGAAGGTTCGACTCGGGCGGTTTATTCACCGGACGAGAGGAAGAAGAGACGCATGAAATCGAACCGGGAATCAGCGAGGCGGTCCCGTTGGCGAAAAAGGATGCACTTGGAGAACATCACGGACGAAGTGAACCGGTTGAGCGTAGAGAACCAGCAGCTTAAGAACCGACTGAGTGCAGTCATTAATCAGTATCACATTGTATGGCGAGAAAATGAACAGTTGAGATCCGAATCCGAAGCTCTTTGGGCCAAACTCTTGGATCTTTACTGGACTTTAGCCACCATGCAATCGCGATAG